One genomic region from Sulfurimonas sp. encodes:
- a CDS encoding putative glycoside hydrolase produces the protein MIKLLSALIAAHALLFASFTGTIIDDKTNKPIHKAMISDSKITVKSDENGSFNIDSKEKYFHIKAYGYKPYGFTKDLNSTTISIESINVKALYLTFWGANIHSKTTARILKIIDATEINTIIVDVKNEYGSTSYRTSFKQANSYGAYKKRTIGNIKNFMKLMKSKGIYTIARVVVFKDELQASNNEDYAIKKMDGSIWRNHDNMAWVDPFDKRSHRYTVAIAEDAAKVGFDEINFDYIRFPAKTGLKLSKENTQKNRIKAIEDFLKLARNKLRKYGVFISVDTYGNVCWEKGDSGIGQKIESLCKYSDYISPMLYPSGFASGSFGLDSPSEHPYIVIYRSIKNIRGRIDTQRIRPWLQYFKDYAHTRKYYRKFEVNEQIRASNDINTSGWMMWSPSSKYHLEYFKPKK, from the coding sequence TTGATAAAATTACTATCCGCTTTAATAGCAGCTCACGCCCTTCTTTTTGCTTCATTTACTGGAACAATAATAGACGATAAAACTAATAAGCCTATACATAAAGCTATGATTAGTGATTCTAAAATAACTGTAAAATCTGATGAAAATGGGTCATTTAATATTGATTCTAAAGAAAAATACTTTCATATAAAGGCTTATGGCTATAAGCCTTATGGTTTTACTAAAGATTTAAACAGCACTACAATTAGTATAGAGTCCATTAATGTAAAAGCACTTTATCTAACTTTTTGGGGTGCAAATATTCACTCTAAGACAACAGCAAGAATTTTAAAAATCATAGATGCAACAGAGATAAACACCATAATAGTTGATGTTAAAAATGAATATGGCTCTACCTCATATAGAACTTCGTTTAAACAAGCAAATAGCTATGGAGCATACAAAAAAAGAACTATCGGAAATATTAAAAACTTTATGAAGCTTATGAAGTCAAAGGGCATCTATACTATTGCTAGAGTTGTTGTTTTTAAAGATGAGCTTCAGGCTTCTAACAATGAGGATTATGCAATCAAAAAGATGGATGGTAGTATTTGGAGAAACCATGACAACATGGCGTGGGTTGATCCTTTTGATAAAAGAAGTCACAGATATACTGTAGCTATTGCTGAGGATGCCGCTAAAGTTGGTTTCGATGAGATAAACTTTGACTATATTAGATTTCCAGCAAAAACTGGACTTAAACTTTCTAAAGAAAATACTCAAAAAAACCGTATAAAAGCAATAGAAGACTTTTTAAAATTAGCACGAAATAAACTTAGAAAATATGGTGTTTTTATATCGGTAGATACTTATGGAAATGTTTGTTGGGAAAAAGGTGATAGCGGTATAGGACAAAAAATAGAATCTCTTTGTAAATACAGCGATTATATATCTCCAATGCTTTACCCTTCTGGTTTTGCTAGTGGCTCCTTTGGGCTTGATAGCCCATCAGAGCATCCTTATATCGTTATATATAGAAGCATTAAAAATATTAGAGGTAGAATCGATACACAAAGAATTAGACCTTGGTTGCAGTATTTTAAAGACTATGCACATACGAGAAAATATTATAGAAAGTTTGAAGTAAATGAACAAATAAGAGCAAGCAATGATATCAATACAAGTGGCTGGATGATGTGGTCACCTTCTAGCAAGTATCATCTAGAGTATTTTAAACCTAAAAAGTAA
- the rraA gene encoding ribonuclease E activity regulator RraA, which yields MDFFTADICDEHIESVFVLDPQYKNYGGAKKCKGEVVTIKLDKNNSDLIKLLRDEDGSGKVVVVDVREEYFAVVGENLMKFAFKNNYAGIIINGYIRDTAQIKDIPVALYALGTCSRKYIPLTSGERNVHLSFGGVGFKDGDYLYADTDGVIVTAEKII from the coding sequence ATGGACTTTTTTACAGCAGATATTTGCGATGAGCATATCGAGAGTGTTTTTGTACTAGACCCACAGTATAAAAATTACGGTGGAGCAAAGAAATGCAAAGGCGAAGTTGTAACAATAAAACTAGATAAAAATAATTCAGACTTAATCAAACTACTTCGTGATGAAGATGGAAGTGGCAAAGTTGTAGTTGTTGATGTAAGAGAAGAGTATTTCGCAGTAGTTGGTGAAAATCTGATGAAATTTGCTTTTAAAAATAACTATGCTGGAATCATTATAAATGGTTATATAAGAGATACGGCTCAAATAAAAGATATTCCTGTTGCTCTGTATGCTCTTGGGACTTGTTCTAGAAAGTACATACCATTAACGAGTGGAGAGAGAAATGTCCATCTTTCTTTTGGTGGAGTTGGTTTTAAAGATGGAGATTATCTTTACGCTGATACCGATGGTGTTATAGTTACAGCAGAAAAAATTATATAA
- a CDS encoding glutamate mutase L yields MSKLLIDIGSTYFKVCTNSSIEQHFRDFNKDILDDLIYKCGEIIHNFDKDDVYICSSANGGLSTLIIGVTNLFSLKYAKNIAFNSGINIIETVLYQNIKEYSVPSDLIDVVIIAGGINSSDAKFDENLYDYLDKLHYSNIVFVGDEDEASRLNDKINNLVILPNIIDNKLHIVEENLKEYLTNLYQADIVGKEDIKHLYDITSNQIYSTPFIVNKTLPLINTKFAVVDPFILIDIGGATTDIHYSKDLVDENIVTNNEYDRLVFKKLGVYKSKESLIFAAQNNEFVYELLTHLKVTENIFEEQGEKAIRVLMQLAIFLVLCKMSHYKKAYINLKLLSINSIVLTGGITKVLSSLEIEDIITFFYKKILNSEHNPATILDINYDIWTLGIKGN; encoded by the coding sequence ATGAGTAAACTTTTAATAGATATCGGAAGCACTTACTTTAAAGTATGTACAAACTCAAGCATAGAACAACATTTTAGAGATTTCAACAAGGATATACTTGATGATTTAATATATAAATGCGGGGAAATCATTCATAACTTCGACAAAGATGATGTATATATATGTTCATCCGCAAACGGTGGTTTGAGTACTCTTATCATTGGGGTTACAAATCTTTTTTCCCTAAAGTATGCTAAAAATATAGCTTTTAACTCTGGTATAAATATCATTGAAACTGTTTTATATCAAAATATCAAAGAATATTCAGTTCCTAGTGATTTAATTGATGTAGTTATCATCGCTGGAGGGATTAACTCCTCAGATGCTAAGTTTGATGAGAATCTATACGACTATTTAGATAAATTACACTACTCAAACATCGTATTTGTGGGAGATGAAGATGAAGCATCTAGACTAAATGATAAAATAAACAACCTAGTGATATTACCTAATATCATCGACAACAAACTTCATATAGTAGAAGAAAATCTAAAAGAATACTTAACAAATCTTTATCAAGCTGACATAGTTGGAAAAGAAGATATAAAGCATCTCTACGACATTACTTCAAATCAAATATACTCAACACCGTTCATAGTCAATAAAACGCTTCCTTTGATAAATACAAAGTTTGCAGTTGTTGATCCATTTATCCTTATAGATATAGGTGGTGCTACAACAGATATACATTATTCAAAAGATTTAGTTGATGAAAATATCGTTACTAACAACGAGTATGACAGACTCGTCTTTAAAAAACTAGGTGTCTATAAATCCAAAGAGTCTTTAATCTTTGCTGCACAAAACAATGAGTTCGTTTATGAACTTTTAACGCATCTAAAGGTTACTGAAAATATCTTTGAAGAACAAGGAGAGAAAGCCATAAGAGTTTTAATGCAGTTAGCTATATTTTTAGTTTTATGCAAGATGTCACACTATAAAAAAGCATATATAAACCTAAAACTACTCTCAATTAACTCTATCGTTTTAACAGGCGGAATAACAAAAGTGCTCTCTTCTTTAGAGATTGAAGATATTATCACATTTTTTTATAAAAAAATACTAAATTCAGAGCATAACCCAGCTACTATCTTAGATATCAACTATGATATTTGGACTCTTGGAATAAAAGGAAATTAA
- a CDS encoding methylaspartate mutase, whose product MSLLQEEREIILNNEFVDNFDFAEVEDFVRNASKDLFISHTFKTKKKMLVQPRGGFPTYKKQYALNEFFVEANVDVLPLTIDSNTRLNDYATAKKMLRLSEENDIDMLNGYPLVNHGYRTTRKMITHFNKPVSLRHGTPDARLLIETAIASGIFEIEGGPITYLLPYSKNFPLDKAFLYWKYVERVCANYSKLNEPINRESFGPLTATLVPPAITIVIQLLEMMLSLEEGVKSFSVSFSQTGSMNQDIVMGAVIKKLSRHYAKQINCEDATINLVYHQWMGAFPTNKDYAEQLISMSTIIASMVGADKIITKTREEASGIPTKEANAKTVANTQYTLGILNGLPNIVDKEEEEILTLEVHAIMEAVLNDSADTLWRKVFNSIKNGIIDVPFSPHIINHNEMITIRDAKKNIRIIKRGNVPIPDRCFEYEKAQCDLTKDTTSIVNDIIHDIGIMQ is encoded by the coding sequence ATGAGTTTGCTCCAAGAAGAAAGAGAAATAATACTAAATAATGAATTTGTTGATAATTTTGATTTTGCGGAAGTTGAAGACTTTGTGCGAAATGCAAGTAAAGATTTATTTATTTCACATACTTTTAAAACAAAAAAGAAGATGCTAGTCCAACCTCGTGGCGGTTTTCCGACTTATAAAAAACAATATGCTTTAAATGAGTTTTTTGTAGAAGCAAATGTGGATGTATTGCCTTTAACTATTGACTCAAACACTAGGTTAAACGACTATGCTACCGCTAAGAAGATGCTTCGTCTTAGCGAAGAAAATGATATAGACATGCTAAATGGTTACCCTTTAGTAAATCATGGATACAGAACTACAAGAAAGATGATTACACACTTTAACAAGCCTGTAAGCCTAAGACACGGAACACCAGATGCCAGACTTTTAATAGAAACTGCCATAGCATCTGGTATTTTTGAGATAGAAGGCGGACCGATTACTTATTTGCTCCCATATTCAAAAAACTTTCCTCTTGATAAGGCTTTTTTATACTGGAAATATGTTGAGAGAGTTTGCGCAAACTACTCAAAATTAAACGAGCCTATAAATAGAGAGTCTTTTGGTCCTTTAACTGCAACTCTTGTTCCTCCTGCTATAACTATTGTTATTCAACTTTTAGAAATGATGCTTTCTCTTGAAGAGGGTGTTAAGTCCTTTTCAGTTTCATTTTCACAAACAGGCTCTATGAATCAAGATATAGTGATGGGTGCGGTTATAAAAAAACTATCTCGTCATTATGCAAAACAAATAAACTGTGAAGATGCAACAATAAACTTAGTTTATCATCAGTGGATGGGAGCTTTTCCAACTAACAAAGATTACGCTGAACAGTTAATAAGCATGTCAACTATCATAGCATCTATGGTAGGAGCAGATAAAATCATTACAAAAACAAGAGAAGAAGCATCGGGGATACCAACAAAAGAGGCAAATGCAAAAACAGTTGCAAATACTCAATACACGCTTGGTATATTAAATGGTCTTCCAAATATAGTAGATAAAGAAGAAGAAGAGATACTAACCCTTGAGGTTCACGCTATCATGGAGGCTGTCCTTAACGACTCTGCCGATACTCTTTGGAGAAAGGTATTTAACTCTATCAAAAATGGAATTATCGATGTACCTTTTTCCCCTCACATTATCAATCACAACGAAATGATTACAATCAGAGATGCTAAAAAAAATATAAGAATTATAAAAAGAGGAAATGTACCTATTCCTGATAGATGCTTTGAGTATGAAAAAGCACAATGTGACTTAACAAAAGACACAACAAGTATAGTAAATGACATTATTCACGATATAGGAATTATGCAATGA
- a CDS encoding AMP-binding protein encodes MSINCIRTLIEDAQVTHGDKIALVLNEKSMTYSELYTKVNQVAYYLNELNLPKDSRVGVYSNKGIEQVIAILAILSTNYILVPLTKLLKPEQIEYIINDCDIKCIITDKLKLQSIEEISFDGHIVSYETSDKQIPSFEEIFKYYNKPYVCDINGHNNALITYSFGVSGTPKGIVISHRNLIDSARVVSGYLDLKEEDVISGLLIFNLDYGLNQLFCTLYKRATLALHRFILAGDFFNHIIDDSVTIIPLMPINITQMFDEEMQRLPSAELFANVKTITSSGGNVTHKMISECKKLFTNANFYSMHGLTEAFRSTYLDPSQVGIRPDSIGKAISDVELYVINKDGKECGVREVGELIHRGGYIYKGFWNAPEQNEQRFKSIQILKDVINLEGQLTDEIVVASGDYVYKDEEGYFYFVARHDNMIKTRGFRVSPLEIESAVAKNIPQIEQCAIFSIDNELIEEEIIMVYSASSEIAPKEILFELKKHLASYMIPSRVIYKKSLPLIQSDKNKINIDELKKELEI; translated from the coding sequence ATGTCAATAAATTGTATAAGAACATTAATCGAAGATGCACAAGTAACTCACGGAGATAAAATAGCTTTAGTTTTAAATGAAAAGAGTATGACATATAGTGAACTTTACACAAAAGTAAATCAAGTTGCATACTATTTAAATGAGTTAAATTTACCTAAGGATTCTAGAGTAGGAGTTTATTCAAACAAAGGTATAGAACAAGTTATTGCAATATTAGCTATTTTATCAACAAATTATATTTTAGTTCCTCTTACAAAACTGCTAAAACCAGAACAGATTGAGTATATAATTAATGATTGTGACATCAAATGCATAATCACAGACAAACTAAAACTTCAAAGCATTGAGGAGATAAGTTTTGATGGTCATATTGTTTCGTATGAAACATCAGACAAGCAAATACCTTCATTTGAAGAAATATTTAAATACTATAATAAGCCTTATGTTTGTGATATAAATGGACACAACAATGCGCTTATTACTTACTCTTTTGGTGTATCTGGAACTCCAAAAGGAATCGTTATTTCGCATAGAAACCTGATAGATTCTGCACGAGTTGTTTCTGGGTATTTAGACTTAAAAGAAGAAGATGTTATTTCTGGCTTGTTAATTTTCAACCTCGACTATGGACTAAATCAATTGTTTTGTACGCTTTATAAAAGAGCAACTTTAGCTCTGCATAGATTTATACTAGCAGGGGACTTCTTTAACCACATTATAGATGACAGCGTAACTATAATTCCTTTAATGCCTATAAATATAACTCAAATGTTTGATGAAGAGATGCAAAGACTACCAAGTGCTGAGCTTTTTGCAAATGTAAAAACTATAACTTCTTCTGGTGGGAATGTAACGCACAAGATGATAAGTGAATGTAAAAAACTTTTTACAAATGCAAACTTTTACTCTATGCATGGTTTAACTGAGGCATTTCGTTCTACTTATTTAGATCCTTCTCAAGTTGGCATCCGCCCTGATTCCATAGGAAAAGCAATTTCTGATGTGGAACTATATGTTATCAATAAAGACGGTAAAGAGTGTGGAGTAAGAGAAGTAGGGGAGTTAATCCATAGAGGTGGTTATATATACAAAGGATTTTGGAACGCACCAGAACAAAATGAACAAAGATTTAAATCAATTCAAATTTTAAAAGATGTTATAAACTTAGAAGGTCAACTAACAGATGAGATAGTAGTTGCATCTGGAGATTATGTGTATAAAGATGAAGAGGGTTATTTTTACTTTGTTGCAAGACACGATAATATGATAAAAACAAGAGGCTTTAGAGTTTCTCCACTTGAGATTGAATCTGCAGTGGCAAAAAATATACCTCAAATAGAACAATGTGCAATTTTTTCAATAGATAATGAACTAATAGAAGAAGAGATAATTATGGTTTACTCAGCTTCATCAGAAATAGCACCAAAAGAGATACTATTTGAGCTTAAGAAGCATCTAGCATCTTACATGATTCCTAGTAGAGTTATATATAAAAAATCTCTTCCTTTAATTCAGAGTGATAAAAATAAGATAAATATAGATGAGTTAAAAAAAGAGTTAGAAATCTAA
- the metG gene encoding methionine--tRNA ligase encodes MSKYITTPIYYVNGEAHIGHAYTTFIADTMTRYEKLKGNDTYFLTGTDEHGQKIEESAQKNNKPTQEFADEISATFKTLWDEFEIDYDKFIRTTDADHKIGVQKAFEVMHAKGDIYKDFYEGHYCVSCETFFPETQLIDGEFCPDCGRATSTVKEESYFFKLSKYEDALLKHYEDNPDFILPRSRANEVINFVKGGLHDLSVTRTSFTWGVKLPDSMNDKNHVMYVWLDALMNYITALGYGKDEENMKYWPASTHFVGKDILRFHAIYWPAFLMSLGLPLPKHIGVHGWWTRDGEKMSKSKGNVISPKEVSDAYGVENLRYFMLREVPFGQDGDFSQRAFIDRINSELSNDLGNLLNRIIGMSGKYSDFEIDSANVEQYHSKELDAMNEALNNLDAFMQNMQTHRYLEELWKLFAIGNKAIEEHAPWVKMKEDRKDEALATVALVANILAKASIMLSPVMPNTTATIADALSFEINNQSYKELVLGKKLLKLFNIKKVPPLFPRVEEPLMPEAPKAMPDDKPNDKMKEDMKEKKEAEKDNLIEIGQFFETSLKIGVVIEAEEVPKSKKLLKLQVDLGEDTPRQVVAGIKEFYSAESLIGTQVCVVANLKPAKLMGMMSEGMLLAAKDEEGLCLVRPEKPKKAGTPIG; translated from the coding sequence TTGAGTAAATATATAACAACACCTATCTACTATGTTAATGGGGAGGCTCATATTGGGCATGCTTATACAACTTTTATTGCTGATACTATGACTAGATATGAGAAACTAAAAGGAAATGATACTTACTTTTTAACTGGAACTGATGAGCATGGTCAAAAGATTGAAGAATCTGCACAAAAGAACAACAAACCTACTCAAGAATTTGCAGATGAGATAAGTGCAACCTTTAAAACATTATGGGATGAGTTCGAGATAGATTATGATAAGTTTATAAGAACAACAGATGCTGATCATAAAATAGGTGTGCAAAAAGCCTTTGAAGTCATGCATGCTAAAGGCGATATTTATAAAGATTTTTATGAAGGTCATTACTGCGTAAGTTGTGAAACTTTTTTCCCAGAAACACAACTTATAGATGGTGAGTTTTGTCCTGATTGTGGCAGAGCAACAAGTACTGTAAAAGAAGAGAGTTATTTTTTTAAATTATCAAAATATGAAGATGCCTTGCTAAAGCATTATGAAGACAATCCTGATTTTATTCTTCCTCGTTCTCGTGCAAATGAAGTGATAAACTTCGTAAAAGGTGGACTTCATGACCTTTCTGTGACTCGTACCTCTTTTACTTGGGGTGTTAAACTTCCAGATTCTATGAATGATAAAAATCATGTTATGTATGTTTGGCTAGATGCTTTGATGAACTATATCACAGCTTTAGGGTATGGAAAAGATGAAGAAAACATGAAGTATTGGCCAGCATCTACACACTTTGTAGGTAAAGATATTCTTCGTTTTCACGCTATTTACTGGCCAGCATTTTTGATGAGCCTTGGCTTGCCTCTTCCTAAGCATATCGGTGTTCATGGTTGGTGGACAAGAGATGGTGAAAAAATGAGTAAGTCTAAAGGAAATGTCATCTCTCCTAAAGAAGTTTCAGATGCTTATGGTGTTGAAAACCTAAGATATTTTATGCTCAGAGAAGTTCCTTTTGGTCAAGATGGAGATTTTTCTCAAAGAGCTTTTATAGATAGAATAAATTCTGAACTTAGTAACGATTTAGGTAATCTTTTAAATCGTATCATTGGAATGAGCGGAAAATACTCTGATTTTGAGATCGATAGTGCTAATGTTGAACAATATCACTCAAAAGAACTAGATGCCATGAATGAAGCTTTAAATAACCTAGATGCTTTTATGCAAAATATGCAAACGCACAGATACCTTGAAGAGTTATGGAAACTTTTTGCTATTGGAAACAAAGCTATTGAAGAGCACGCTCCTTGGGTAAAAATGAAAGAAGATAGAAAAGATGAGGCTTTAGCAACGGTCGCTTTAGTTGCAAATATCTTAGCTAAAGCATCTATAATGCTTAGTCCTGTCATGCCAAACACAACAGCAACAATAGCAGACGCACTTAGTTTTGAGATAAATAACCAAAGCTATAAAGAGCTTGTTTTGGGTAAAAAACTATTGAAATTATTTAATATTAAGAAAGTTCCACCTCTTTTTCCTCGCGTTGAAGAGCCTTTAATGCCTGAAGCTCCAAAAGCTATGCCAGATGATAAACCAAATGATAAAATGAAAGAAGATATGAAGGAAAAAAAGGAAGCTGAAAAAGACAATCTAATAGAAATCGGTCAATTTTTTGAAACATCTTTAAAAATTGGTGTTGTAATAGAAGCGGAAGAAGTACCTAAGAGTAAGAAGCTTTTAAAACTTCAAGTTGACTTAGGTGAAGATACTCCAAGACAAGTTGTTGCTGGAATAAAAGAATTTTATAGCGCTGAGTCACTTATTGGTACACAAGTTTGTGTCGTTGCAAACCTAAAACCTGCAAAATTAATGGGAATGATGTCAGAAGGAATGCTTCTTGCTGCTAAAGATGAAGAGGGTCTGTGTTTAGTTAGACCTGAAAAACCTAAAAAGGCAGGCACACCTATTGGATGA
- a CDS encoding YggT family protein, translated as MSSLGVTILKLGGLFTGIIEMYIWVIIIAALLSFVNPDPFNPVVQFLYRVTNPAYVFVRRFIKTNIMNGIDLAPLIIIIGLNVLVILIDYLFVLIASSL; from the coding sequence ATGAGCTCTTTAGGCGTAACAATTTTAAAACTTGGAGGTCTGTTTACAGGCATAATAGAGATGTATATCTGGGTAATAATTATAGCAGCACTACTAAGTTTTGTTAATCCTGACCCTTTCAATCCTGTTGTTCAGTTTTTATATAGAGTAACAAACCCCGCATATGTTTTTGTAAGAAGATTTATAAAGACAAATATTATGAATGGCATTGATTTGGCACCTTTAATCATCATTATAGGACTAAATGTATTGGTTATTTTAATAGACTACCTCTTCGTGCTTATTGCGAGTTCTTTATAG
- a CDS encoding lytic transglycosylase domain-containing protein, whose amino-acid sequence MFKVIFLLTFILASIDASITLQDINSKPPSRAKNFMIWQYLKQDISPSQADKAYSQVKGKSRKLLRLYAKKTNNKKTKKKVSCINRRDLLSIKNKKCLELAFSPYKTLALSKKQRTKLSKRITSKSKKELLKIQNEPYSQKAYAKYSSDTILTLFLSTTRNHRRKHLNLYLTQEFVNKLSSSWKISRFIKIVTHDNHLNRLQVSLLNIDSKNLNSKSNFYLALNHLKHSNEDQAIQYFHISMLKAKKKIDRDKNNFWMYKVTKNKKYLDSLMLSGDINIYTLYASEITNKNFSNYFSAVEINDNKHEKDLQNPFEWSQILQEIKNTPKEELYQLSQKYMELEMVPVQTFILEKAFGFNMHGYVMPYDRYLREVTTDKKALVYAIMRQESQLIPSALSRSYALGLMQIMPFVTDAISKNIKNPIQNYDEMFIPKNNINYALNHLKWMQKSLYHPLFMAYAYNGGMGFFRKYLMKGNFNSGKYEPFLSMEMMANSESREYGKKVLANYVMYKKVLGEDISIVHLFEILTYPKMTDRFRAQG is encoded by the coding sequence ATGTTTAAAGTAATATTTTTACTTACTTTTATACTCGCATCTATAGATGCGAGTATAACACTTCAAGATATTAACTCTAAGCCACCAAGCCGTGCTAAAAACTTTATGATATGGCAGTATCTAAAACAAGATATAAGCCCATCTCAAGCTGACAAAGCCTACTCTCAAGTCAAAGGCAAGAGCAGAAAGCTATTGCGTCTTTATGCAAAAAAAACAAACAACAAAAAAACAAAAAAGAAAGTATCTTGTATTAACAGAAGAGATTTACTCTCCATTAAAAATAAAAAGTGTTTAGAATTGGCTTTTTCTCCTTATAAAACTTTAGCTTTAAGCAAAAAACAAAGAACTAAGCTATCTAAACGAATTACATCAAAATCAAAAAAAGAGTTATTAAAAATTCAAAATGAGCCCTACTCTCAAAAAGCTTATGCAAAATACAGTAGCGATACTATTTTGACACTTTTCCTGAGTACAACTAGAAATCACAGAAGAAAGCATTTAAACCTCTACTTAACCCAAGAGTTTGTAAATAAACTTTCTTCTTCCTGGAAGATTTCTAGGTTTATCAAAATTGTCACACATGACAATCATTTAAATAGGCTCCAAGTATCATTATTAAATATTGATAGTAAAAATTTAAACTCAAAAAGTAACTTTTATTTAGCTCTAAATCATCTCAAACATTCAAATGAAGACCAAGCTATACAGTATTTTCACATATCTATGTTAAAAGCTAAAAAGAAAATAGATAGAGATAAAAATAATTTTTGGATGTATAAAGTAACAAAAAATAAGAAATATTTAGACAGCTTAATGCTTAGTGGAGATATCAATATATATACTCTTTACGCAAGTGAAATAACAAACAAAAACTTTTCAAACTACTTTAGTGCTGTAGAAATAAATGATAATAAACATGAAAAAGACCTTCAAAATCCATTTGAATGGTCGCAAATACTTCAAGAGATCAAAAATACACCAAAAGAAGAACTTTATCAACTTTCTCAAAAATATATGGAACTAGAGATGGTTCCTGTTCAAACTTTTATATTGGAAAAAGCTTTTGGGTTTAACATGCATGGTTATGTCATGCCTTATGATAGGTATTTAAGAGAAGTTACTACTGATAAAAAGGCATTAGTGTATGCAATAATGAGGCAAGAAAGTCAGTTGATTCCATCTGCCCTATCTAGGTCTTACGCACTTGGTTTAATGCAAATAATGCCTTTTGTGACAGATGCCATAAGTAAAAATATTAAAAATCCAATACAAAATTATGATGAAATGTTTATTCCTAAGAATAATATAAACTATGCTCTAAATCATCTAAAATGGATGCAAAAATCACTTTACCACCCTCTTTTCATGGCTTATGCATACAATGGGGGAATGGGCTTTTTTAGAAAATATTTAATGAAAGGCAATTTTAACAGCGGTAAATACGAACCATTTTTAAGTATGGAAATGATGGCTAATAGCGAAAGTAGAGAATATGGTAAAAAAGTTTTAGCAAATTATGTGATGTATAAAAAAGTCTTAGGAGAAGATATCTCTATTGTTCATCTTTTTGAAATACTAACTTATCCGAAGATGACAGACCGCTTTCGAGCGCAAGGTTAA
- the glmS gene encoding methylaspartate mutase subunit S encodes MKVVTGVVGNDIHVVANRLIELSLNSRGFEVFNLGVNTYLEEFFDAVVETGAEVLLISSLNGEAEGWAREVKLLKSKYKNLDNLVMMIGGNLVVGSASAETIVPKYKKYGFDLVFHQVDLNTGLDTLEEFLKERNK; translated from the coding sequence ATGAAAGTAGTTACAGGCGTAGTTGGAAATGATATTCATGTCGTTGCAAACAGACTCATAGAACTGTCATTAAATTCTAGAGGTTTTGAAGTTTTTAATCTTGGAGTAAACACATATTTAGAAGAATTTTTTGATGCAGTTGTTGAAACAGGAGCTGAAGTTCTTCTTATATCTTCACTAAATGGAGAAGCAGAAGGCTGGGCAAGAGAAGTAAAACTATTAAAATCAAAATATAAAAATTTAGATAATTTAGTAATGATGATAGGTGGAAATTTGGTTGTTGGGAGTGCTAGTGCAGAGACAATAGTTCCAAAATACAAAAAGTATGGTTTTGATTTAGTTTTCCATCAAGTAGATTTAAACACGGGACTAGACACCTTAGAAGAGTTTTTAAAAGAGAGAAATAAATAA
- a CDS encoding SprT family zinc-dependent metalloprotease: MITNNIQFKDLDIIYVHNKRLKHSYINIDGDARVIVKTSSASILYVQDLLLKKERWIRKQLQSIKETKIIKINLEDEVLLFGEIYSVDAIEAQELRKLLHRLRKPNLNTITRCYDKFYKLYSQIYLKQRVEYFANIMNLKYSEIKYKKMRSRWGSCSSLKVITLNTHLLKLTKQQIDYVVAHELAHLKFMNHSKKFHDLVSQYILDAKNIRHQIKHRQNFTF, translated from the coding sequence TTGATTACAAATAATATACAATTTAAAGATTTAGATATCATTTATGTACATAATAAAAGATTAAAGCATAGCTATATCAACATAGATGGGGATGCTAGAGTAATTGTAAAAACATCATCGGCATCTATACTTTATGTGCAAGATTTACTATTAAAAAAAGAAAGATGGATAAGAAAACAACTTCAAAGCATAAAAGAAACTAAAATTATAAAAATAAACCTTGAAGATGAAGTTTTACTTTTTGGAGAGATTTATAGCGTAGATGCCATAGAGGCACAAGAACTTCGCAAACTACTTCATCGCTTAAGAAAGCCTAATCTAAATACCATCACTAGATGCTACGACAAATTTTATAAACTATATTCACAAATATACCTCAAACAAAGAGTTGAGTATTTTGCAAATATTATGAATTTAAAATATTCAGAGATTAAATATAAAAAAATGCGAAGCAGATGGGGTAGTTGTAGCTCACTTAAAGTTATTACTTTAAATACACATCTTTTAAAACTAACAAAACAACAGATAGATTATGTTGTTGCGCATGAACTAGCACATTTAAAGTTTATGAATCATTCAAAGAAATTCCACGATTTGGTTTCACAATATATATTAGATGCAAAAAATATAAGACATCAAATAAAACATAGACAAAATTTTACTTTTTAG